TCAAAACTGAAAATAGCCACTATTGTAAAAAATTTCTCATGCAATATTAATGTTATTGTATAAGAAATGATTGaacttaaaatgtatacaacatATTCGGTTGGAGCAAAGCTAGGCAATAGAGTTTGGTAATTTAGTCTTCCGTTTCCCAGTCTCTAGGGGTATGATGTAAAGTGGAAAAACTCAAGTAACGTGAAAGTACCTTAAAAGTTGTTCTGACTTTGTCATGTGAACATGTCACCGATGCCTTGATTACAGCTCTCTTAACACAGTCACATTTTCTGTACGTACCTGTCTGTTCAGCAGAATGTAGATGATCGGGTTGTACAGAGCAGAACTCTTGGCGAAGAAGGCCGGAGCGGTCATGAAAACTGGTCCAAACTCGGTTCCCTGATTGGCAAAAATGTACCAAGCCACAGTGGCGTAGGGCACCCAGCAAATCAGGAAGGACATCACCATGACGATAACCATACGTGTCACCTCCTTCTCCGCTCTCTGGGTGGATTCAGATTCCTGCTGCTGGGCGGcagcctgaaaacacacagatgcagcccatttaaaaaaacaggattAAAGCACTAAACTAAATGATATGTCCTTTAATCAATTGACTTACACTTACAATGGATACTAGTGCATTTGACTGGATGAATAAGACTTGGATCACATGGCACAAGTTGTTTGAGAGTTTGTAAACAGATGCTTAAAGTAACACTTCAAATTTACAAGCAGCAGTATGAGTCATTTACAAACAAATGATCACCCTGTTGAAGAAGTGCTACTTAGCTCTCCAAATTGAAGTGCAGACAGTATCTGAAATGTATGGGTCAAATCTCAGATTGAGACTCTAAAGATAAAAAGTGGAGTGCTGCTTCAGATTCGAGCCTGCACTAACAGATTATGTTACGGTCATTTTGGGCagcacaaagaaaatacaaagcaaGGATATCATTATTCTGAGGTGATCTGTCTTGCCCCTGCTGAATTTAATAGCAAAGTTTGCTATCTTTAAGCTCTATTTTTGGTGTCCACTAGCCCCGGTTTGTGCAGTGTTAGATATATTAGGGCCACTGCGGTAACTGTTACCTCAGTatgttaaaacatgtaaacCTCAAACCACGGCTCGGTCTCCACCAGCTCCTCAGGAAGTCTGGCTGCTCAGCTGCCAAATGCTCCATGGTGTTCATCAGCTCGTCAGAGAGTGGACCAAAACAGTAAAGTTTAGTAGGACAGCCAACTTGTTATAATTAATACCTGTAAACCCGAGGAAAGCAACAGATACAAGAGGTCATTCTCTCTAGGTTTTTCAGTGCATGTGAAACccttacattatttttaattgccTTTGAtttgacaattaaaaaaatatatgaatgatTGCCcccttaataaaaaaaagccagcATTATGTTTAACTATTAATGACTGCttataaatgataaatgtgGTTATACTATTATTAATGAAGGCATCAGGGTGACACTGAGCAGGCAGACTGCCCTTCAGCTGGAGGAGCCAGGTATAAGCTGCCATGTTGGCAATGGTCTGCCCTcctgaagtgtccttgagccACTAAATCCCTCACATCTCCGCTCTGTGATGCCGCTACCTCCCTGTGGAGGGGAGGaagctacaaaaataaataaaaacattttctttacaagGATAAAGAAAGGTATCACATCCTTATTAATACTACGTTGCCAGGCTTACCGCTCGCACAGTGCAGAGTAGGCGACTGTAgcagaagaagatgatgaagagggGGATAGTGAAATGAAGGGCAAACATATAGATGACGAATGAGGTGTTGTGGAACTCAGGATTGGGAGTGTAGTAGTCGATCCCACAGGAACACTGCATTCCCTCTGGGATGTACCTGCAAACCACACAGATAATAATATTTGAAGAATTTCCATCAACACCATCACACACAGTATTTGATATTGGATATGAGTCTTTGAGTAAGCGTgctaaaagtaaataaaggtaaTCTCTGATGTGCAAATGAAAAAGAATATTGGTCTGGTTTTGAAGCCTGTTACACACAGTTTTAAACACTGAAATATACAGTACCGTGACCATCCAAGCAGAGGGGGAAGAGCACAGGTCAGAGCCATGATCCATGTGAAAGCCAGGCCAGCTATAGCATGTTTCTCCTCAAAGAGGAAGTTGGTCATTGGTTTACAAACCACAACGTAGCGCTCAATAGCCAAAACCACCAGGGACCAGAGACCAATTTCTCCTGAGACATAAAATAGAGCAgatttgactttaaatacaacacaaaatgaCACAGTATTTTAAATTTCACATTCAAATAATGTTCTTATGTTCTTAATTTTTTCTATTATGAAAGTGAAAAATCTCAATTATAGCATTTAACACATAAAGTACATGAATATGCACAATCACATCCCAATCACTTACCTCCTAACGTGGCAAAAAATCCCTCCACGTTGCAGCCGGTGATGCCCAAGATGAAGTACCCGTTCAGGGCTGTGTAGAGAGTGACCGTGAAGCCGCCAACCACCATGAGGAGGTCGGCCACCGCCAGGTTGAGTAGCACATAGTTCAGAGGGTTCCtcagccttttgtttttgaccGTGACATAGAGGGTGAGGAAGTTGATGGGGAAGGCGGTAAAGATGAGGAACAGCATGTACGCAGCCACAAGAGAGTACTTCCAGGGCTCAGCCAGGTAGTACTGAGGGTACTCGAAAGGGCTGCGAACCAACCCAGTCTTGTTAGACATGGGGACATAAAAGTTGGGTCCTTCTGTGCCGTTCATGGCTGCAGATGGGGATGTTCTTCCTTCCCTGTGAGATCtttaaactagaataaatagTCTGTGTCTCTTGTCCAAATGAAAACTGTGAAGTAGTATTGTAGTGCAGCCTAAGTGCAAATAGGGGAGAAAGGTCGGCTGGAGGGATGGATCTTGAGAGAGTAGGATGTGCTCTGCAGCCCCCTGAGGTGATGCAGCACCTTTTAACAGGCCGGAGGGATTAGTGACTTGCATGGAGCTAAGTCTTAGCAGAGATGGAATTAAGACACTCAACTCAGTCTCCCCCTCTCCAATATTCTCATAAAGCATTACAATGGGAAAACTCCAGAAAAAGCTATGCGGTACGTGAAGTATTTTCAAGGTGAGAGGTTACAGCAATGGCTATAACCCTATAATTACTGTCAAGTGCATCAATGCATCATcagaaggagagggggagagtaGGAGGGAACCAGCCTATTTGTGATTCAAACCATTCAGAGTGGACAAactataaattacatttcttgaGCAATCCAACTTATTTGTATCCGTAAAAGCCTAATCCCCAACCACTGCATAATGCAGGGCTCAACTCATACCCATAAGAGTAATCAGAGTCAGTGGCGCATACCGCTCAGGGCATGCACTCTCACTCCACTTCTAGTTTTATGGACAGAAAACCTAAAGTTTAATCTAAAAGAGTAAGAGGCAAATATGACCATCTTTGTAACAATGTTAGGAAAACCCACTGTAATAAAACGTaccaaaatattttattgaaaaggtttttttccccccattgtaacaaaattaaaatacattctcATGACTAAACAGATGACATGTCCCGTTCTGTTATAAAACACAGTACAGTTCTGGTATACAAGCTTGTGGAATGCATTTGTTGGCATCTGGTATAGATGTTTTCTGTTAGATAAAAATCtgtttcttaaataaatgtgttttatagcaATATTTGTTTACACACACGCTGCCTTTAAAGTGATGATGTAGTCACTGATAGATCAAGGTAATCTGATCCTTATAATCCGATTGGTTGATGGTGCACTTTTCTTACACCCTATAAtgaccaacacacaaacactagaGGTATTACATCTGTCAATCATCCTCTGAGGACAAAGGGCTGCTCTTCAAAGTGAGCCTGAGGAACAGCATCACATTAACTTAAAGATAAACACACAGTATGTCTATGTAAATTACAGGGACAAATATAttacaattcaaaacaaaaattcacAACCTGTGAGAAAACCAACTGCATGATAAAA
The Eleginops maclovinus isolate JMC-PN-2008 ecotype Puerto Natales chromosome 1, JC_Emac_rtc_rv5, whole genome shotgun sequence genome window above contains:
- the LOC134866246 gene encoding rhodopsin-like, with translation MNGTEGPNFYVPMSNKTGLVRSPFEYPQYYLAEPWKYSLVAAYMLFLIFTAFPINFLTLYVTVKNKRLRNPLNYVLLNLAVADLLMVVGGFTVTLYTALNGYFILGITGCNVEGFFATLGGEIGLWSLVVLAIERYVVVCKPMTNFLFEEKHAIAGLAFTWIMALTCALPPLLGWSRYIPEGMQCSCGIDYYTPNPEFHNTSFVIYMFALHFTIPLFIIFFCYSRLLCTVRAAAAQQQESESTQRAEKEVTRMVIVMVMSFLICWVPYATVAWYIFANQGTEFGPVFMTAPAFFAKSSALYNPIIYILLNRQFRNCMITTVCCGKNPFGEVEVSSASTSKTQTSVTSSQVAPA